In Puntigrus tetrazona isolate hp1 chromosome 7, ASM1883169v1, whole genome shotgun sequence, the following are encoded in one genomic region:
- the dnajc3b gene encoding dnaJ homolog subfamily C member 3b: MESGRRRGLSSVLSSLSLLCVVLDLQLDGVLGATPVEIEHHLEMGRKLLAAGQLAEALSHYHSAVEGDSKNYLTYYKRAAVFLAMGKSKSALPDLSQAIQLKPDFLAARLQRGNILLKQGSTQEAREDFQAVLKRSPNHEEAHDQLRKAEELEFLLEEAHKAHHRGDCITTVQVLEKVIELSPWDPESRELRAECYIRLGDPRKAIMDLTPATRLRADNRAAFLKLSQLHYSLGDHHDSLNQVRECLKLDQDDKECFAHYKQVKKLSKQLDSAEELISEQRYQEAIEKYETVMRTEPNVAFYTNKAKERICFCLVKMKSAEEAVDICSEAHQREPQNIHILRDRAEAYVLLQEYEKAVEDYQEAREFDQDNQEIREGLERAQKLLKQSRKRDYYKILGVSRSANKQEIIKAYRKLAQQWHPDNFQSEADKKEAEKKFIDIASAKEVLTDPEMRQKFDSGEDPLDPENQQGGGGGGGREWPFGFNPFEGGNFHFKFHYN; encoded by the exons ATGGAGTCGGGACGGCGGAGAGGTTTGAGCAGTGTCCTGTCCTCCCTGTCTCTGCTCTGTGTGGTCTTGGACCTACAGCTGGACG GTGTGTTAGGAGCAACACCTGTTGAGATTGAACATCACCTGGAAATGGGCCGCAAGCTGCTGGCAGCCGGACAGCTGGCTGAGGCCCTGTCTCACTATCATTCAGCTGTGG aGGGTGACTCTAAGAACTATCTGACATACTACAAACGGGCCGCCGTTTTCTTGGCTATGGGAAAGTCCAAGTCAGCTCTGCCTGACCTGTCCCAGGCCATACAGCTCAAGCCAGACTTCCTTGCG GCCAGACTGCAGAGGGGTAATATTCTCCTGAAACAGGGAAGTACTCAAGAGGCTAGAGAAGATTTCCAAGCAGTA CTGAAGCGTTCCCCGAATCATGAGGAAGCACACGATCAGCTCCGCAAGGCAGAGGAGCTGGAGTTTCTCCTAGAAGAGGCGCATAAGGCTCATCACCGTGGAGACTGCATCACTACTGTGCAGGTGCTGGAGAAAGTCATAGAG CTCTCTCCTTGGGATCCAGAGTCTCGGGAACTAAGAGCCGAGTGCTACATCCGACTCGGGGATCCACGGAAGGCAATTATGGACCTGACACCAGCAACGCGTCTCCGTGCGGACAACCGAGCAGCCTTCCTCAAGCTCAGCCAGCTCCATTACAGTTTAGGCGATCATCACGACTCGCTTAA TCAGGTCCGTGAGTGTCTCAAGCTGGATCAGGATGATAAGGAGTGTTTTGCTCACTACAAACAGGTCAAGAAGCTCAGCAAGCAGCTGGACTCTGCAGAAGAGCTCATCTCAGAACAGAG GTATCAGGAGGCCATTGAGAAATATGAAACTGTGATGCGAACAGAGCCGAATGTGGCTTTCTACACTAATAAAGCAAAGGAGAGGATCTGCTTCTGCTTAGTCAAA ATGAAGAGTGCTGAGGAGGCCGTAGACATTTGTTCAGAAGCCCACCAGAGAGAACCTCAGAATATCCACATCCTCCGGGACAGAGCTGAAGCCTACGTCTTACTGCAGGAATATGAGAAAG CTGTGGAGGACTATCAGGAGGCACGGGAGTTTGATCAGGACAATCAGGAGATTCGTGAAGGTCTCGAGCGAGCGCAGAAGCTCCTCAAGCAGTCTCGCAAGAGAGACTATTACAAGATCCTGGGGGTCAGCAG GAGTGCCAACAAACAGGAAATCATAAAAGCCTATAGAAAGCTGGCTCAGCAGTGGCATCCTGATAATTTCCAATCTGAAGCAGACAAGAAAGAGGCAGAGAAAAAGTTTATTGATATCGCATCAGCAAAAGAAGTGCTCACTGATCCAG AAATGCGTCAAAAATTTGATTCCGGTGAGGACCCTCTGGACCCTGAGAATCAGCAgggtggaggaggtggaggaggtaGAGAATGGCCCTTTGGCTTCAACCCCTTTGAGGGCGGAAACTTTCACTTCAAGTTCCACTACAACTGA
- the cldn15a gene encoding claudin-15a encodes MDPVIEVVALILGFVSWIMVGVAIPNRYWKVSSLDGTVITTSTLYENLWMSCATDSTGVHNCREFPSLLALSGYIQASRALMIAAVVAGTFGVVATLIGMQCSKAGGDNYVLKGRIAGTGGAFFLLQGLCTMVSVSWYAANITQEFFNPLYPGQKYEIGEALYIGWASGVLAICGGACLMFSCKLGTKEKAYYQPTRETVYSASASRRDAQSTYGRNAYV; translated from the exons ATGGACCCGGTCATCGAAGTCGTAGCTTTAATCCTGGGCTTTGTGAGTTGGATAATGGTTGGCGTCGCGATTCCGAACCGTTACTGGAAAGTATCCTCGTTGGACGGGACAGTCATCACCACCTCCACCCTTTACGAGAACCTGTGGATGTCCTGCGCCACGGACTCGACGGGGGTGCACAACTGCCGCGAATTCCCCTCTCTGCTGGCCCTGTCTG GTTATATCCAGGCGTCCCGCGCTCTTATGATCGCGGCGGTGGTGGCTGGCACCTTCGGCGTGGTGGCGACCCTCATCGGCATGCAGTGCTCGAAGGCCGGCGGTGACAACTACGTACTGAAAGGCAGAATCGCCGGAACCGGAGGCGCGTTTTTCCTGCTGCAGG GTTTGTGCACGATGGTATCAGTCTCCTGGTACGCGGCCAACATCACTCAAGAGTTCTTCAACCCGCTTTACCCCGGCCAAAA GTATGAGATTGGAGAGGCTTTATACATCGGCTGGGCCTCTGGTGTCCTTGCCATCTGTGGTGGAGCTTGTCTGATGTTCTCCTGCAAATTAGGCACAAAGGAGAAAGC TTACTACCAACCCACGCGTGAAACGGTTTACTCAGCATCCGCATCCAGGAGAGACGCTCAGAGCACTTATGGAAGAAATGCCTATGTCTGA